TAATATGCCTACAAGATGAAGCCTTTTACCAACTTCGCCAAAGAACTTAACCATAGAGGCCCGGCAAAAAGGTTTGCAAGCAATAAAGCATAACGCTAGAAATAATGAGAATAATCGAAAGGTTTCTATAAAATTGCTCGGAAGCTCAATAAATACGGCTATAAAACTCGTAGAGGTTTTGAGTTTTCGGATGTGCAGGTTAAAAGATTTTACAGTCAAAATATTGTTTAAACAAGAAAACAATTATTCACTTTTTTTCATTAGATTTGTGAGTTACACTTAGCACCTAAACTTGGTGTTTAAAATCATATTAAAGGTTTAGTAAGTAGTGAGTTATGAAATTGTTTTTTCAAAATTAGGTTTTGACTTTAAAAGGGATTTTGAGGCAAGAACTTTAGTGTTTGATAAGAATGATACCTTAACTCATAATCTCAAAGATTCAGTATTTTTCTACCAAAGTCCAAATAATACCAACACTTCGTTTTATCTAATAACTACAGTATTAAATGATAAAGATACTGAAGAAATTAGAAGGTACATTTGGAATAAAAACGATGCCGATTTGATTTTTTACTATCCAAATAATACAACAAAATTGGAGTTGTATTATGCTAAATATTCGCCAACCGTTACCAATAAAGAAAGTCAGTTAGATGTCTTTTCTATTAATCAAAAGGATACGGATAAACTTAACAAAATAAACCATTGGCGATTTGACAGTGGAGTCTTTTGGTTCAATTACAGCAAGCTCATTAATAAAGCTAAATACAAGGGGATTGATAAAGAACTGGTAATTACTTTAGAAACTTTAAAAAAACAATTAGACATAGCTCTGACTAATTTAGTAGAAGAAAGTGAGCGCAATGAGGTAGTTCAAGCATTAATAGATAGAACACTCTACATAAAATATCTTGAGGATAAACACATTATTAATTCTCATTTTTACGAATACTATTTCAAAGACAATACCCTTAACTATAAAAAGTTACTAGATAATAATTCAAATGCTGACTTAAACAAGTTGTTCAAAAAAATACACAAGATTTTTAACAACTCACTTTTTGAATGCCCTACAATAGACATTAAATTTCTAACTCCAAATGTCAGACAATTAATATCCAACTCTTTTAATACCAATTTAAGTACAGGACAATTAAAACTATTCCATTTTCAATTTGACATTCTCCCTATTGAGTTTATAAGCTACATTTATGAAGTTTTCTTGTCTGAGAAACAGAAAAAAAACGGGATATATTATACGCCTAAAAAATTAGCACAGTTAATTGTCGACGAGGTTATAAATGAGGACAAAATAGGTTCTGTTTTAGACCCGTCAAGTGGTTCAGGAATGTTTTTAATTGTAGGATTCCAAAGGTTATTGGAAATTGCTGGAAAACAAAATTTAGAGCCCCAAGACAGTATAGAGAAGATTAAATATAGAACTGGGTTACTTGCTGAAAATATTTTTGGTATTGAAAAAGAACCAATTGCTAAGAGGTTTACATTATTCTCACTTTCATTACAAATTTTCAAAAACATTAACCCAAATGATATTAAGAATTACATAGCAAGTGAATTAAACCAAAATAACGAAATCAACCTGTTTTCTAAATACTCCTCATTTTTTGAAAACATCAAACATACCAATACACTTGATACATCTGAAAATCCGTTTGGAGATAAAAAGTTTACATACATAGTTGGCAATCCTCCATTTTTTGAAATACCTAATACTGAAGAGTATCAAACTGAGATTAAATTCCTAGAATCTTATAAAGTTACTATAGACAAAAAGACTAATAAAAAAGCACAAGATATTGTAGGAAAAGCACAGATTTCTCAATGTTTTTTCCTTAAAATCAAAGATTGGGCTAATGAGAATACAAGGCTTGGTTTTGTATCTAATAACTCTAATTTTTACAATGATAAGTCTAATGAGTTTCAAAATTATTTTTACTCTAATTACGGAATAGAAAAGGTATATGAGCTATCTCGTGTAAAAAAAATACTATTTGAAAAAGCAAAAGAAAGCATAGTAGCTTTAATTTTTACCAATAAATATCAAAACAATAAAATTGACTACTATCCAGTAGAATTAGGGCTATTTTCAGAAAAACCATTTGAATTACTGATAATTCAAGAAGACAAAATAATTCCGATTGAGCAAAGTAAATTAATTAAAAAAGAGTTAAGGTTAAGGAATTTTCTTGTAGGTAATGAGTATGATTTTGAAATATACAATAGTTTTAAATACAATCCTTCTCTCTCGAATTATATACTTTTGTGTAATGAAAAGTATTTTATTCACGAGGGGTTAAAAATTGTTGGAGAAAAAACAATTTGCAAAGAATATAATATTGACAAGGATGCGTGGGAAAGTTTAAAAAGAGAACAACAATTAAGGTATTTTGAAAATTTCAGAGAGGAAAATACTTCTTCGCAAAAAAGTACTGAATTTGGATACGAATTATTGAAGCCTCGTAACGTAAGCAACTTTATTTACTCGAATGTTAGAATATTTCTCAAAGAAAGTGTATTAAATTTTGAAAGGGGGCGAAATCCAGAAATTTATACTGGGCATAAAATAATATTCAATAGAACAGGTAAATCAATTAATTCAATATATGTAAAACAAAAAATTTATTTTGATTTTGACTTACACGTAATGAAATTAGTTGATGAAACGCTATATGATTTAGTTAATGCCATTTTAAACTCCAAATTAATAAATTACTACATTAATTTATTTCTAAGGAAGCGTTACATTGGCTCTTACCTCAAAATTGGAAATGATGCTATTTTGAACTTACCCCTTCCTAAAGACTTAGACCAACATTTAGTCAATCAAATTTCGGATTTAAGCCGGAAATTCACAAAAGGAGAGTATAAGTATTCTGAAAAGTCAGATGATTTAAACCAACTTATTTATGAGTTGTATGAGTTGTCATATTGGGAAAAACAAAGAATTGAGGATTATTTTTTACCAGAAGAAAAAATAGGCAGAAAAAGAACAGCATTAAATAGCTATATAGCAACACTAAAAGAATTATTGAGATTTTATTTTAAAAACCCGATATCTGTTGAGGAAACAACGACAGATTTTAATTTGAAAGTAGTTAAAGTCTCTTTAAACGAAAACTCTAATACTCCTAATGTAGGAAAAACTAAAAAGTATATTCTAAATGAAATTTTTGAGCAAAACCCAAATGAAAATTTTTTAGCCAATCAAGAGAAAATTTATGGTAAAGATTGTGTCTATATAATCAAAAAAGCTATCAACAAAAACTGGACAGAGACAAAGGCTTTTGAAGACGGGCAAGACTTAATAAAACGCTTAATACCTAATGAGGATGAGGAGAGAATACATTAAAGTTCCAAAATCCTTTCCCTTACCTCTTCTTACTCTTGGTGTTTCAGAACTTAAAGAGTTAAACGATGAATTTTGGAAAAATGAAATTTTCCATCACTTACTCGCATTTTACCAAAACTATGATACCAAAGAGTTAAAGGACAAAATTGAACGAGAAAAGAAAAAGAAGCATCCAAGAACTGAAAGAGAAATAGCAAAATTTATCCGAGTTAAGCTGAATGGAGATAGGCAATTTGGTTATATGTTTAAAGTATTTGGAGAAAGCACTAACGATGAAGATGTAGAGGGGAATTATGATATTATTGTACATAGCACGAATTGGAAAAGCAAAGATTTTCATTTTGAATGCAAAAACTTAGATAATAGTCAAGATTTGGTAAACAAATATGTAGCCTACAATAAAGGACATTCTATATTTGACGGAGGCGTTTATCGTTACTTCAACGGAAAATATGCACAAAACTTGAATTTTGGAGGTATGATAGGCTTTGTGTTGGAGGGTAATATATCGGAGATAAAAAATAAAATCCTAAAGAAGTTAGAAGATAAGTTTGATATTACTCCGAAAGGCGATTTGCTAAGTGTAGCAGATAATTCTATTGAAGAGAACAAATTCACTTTTGACAGCAAACACGAAAGAAAAAATAAATCATTCTTGATACATCATTTACTGTTTGATTTTAATTAAATCCTATTGAAGATTACATAAAAAAGCATGGCTCTAGTTAATAACAGCTATTATTTGTATATTTAATACATGAATTTACAAGAAATAAAGCGAGGAATTTCCATGCTTTCCCAATCTGAAAGGCAGGAATTGTTAAAAGAATTGTCAACATCACCAAAAGATTCAGTTCCAACGGTAAGAAGCCAAGAATCTAGGCGTTTTTTATTAGACAATAAGTTAGGTTGTTGCGCCCATTGCTGGCATCCAAAGTATGTAAAATTTGGTATTGACAAAGGCTCTCAGCGCTATAAGTGTAAATCCTGCAAACGCAGTTTTACAGAATACACAGGTACTTGGATGGCAGGTTTGCAACATAAGGACAAGATTGATGACTACCTTGAATTAATGCTAGAAGAAAAGAGCTTAGATAAGATAAAAGTAGCCTTATCGATAAACAAGAAAACGGCTTTTGACTGGCCTCATAAGATATTAGTCCCATTATCAGAAAACGATAAAGATGATTTTACAGGCATTACAGAAAGTGATGAGACCTTCTTTTTAAATTCAGAAAAAGGGCGACCAGTAAATCATCGGGAATCAAGAAAACGTGGTGGTAGCTCTAAAACCAAAGGCATCAGTAATGATCAAGTAGCTGTTATTGTAACCCAAGATAGAACATCTAATCCAGATATTACTGTAGCCACTATGGGAAGATTAAAGAAAATAGATATTGTAAATGCTATTGGCAGCAGAATAAAGGCAAGTAAAGCCATTTTATGTAGGGACACACATCTAAGCTACAAAGGATTTGCAATAGACAATAAAATAGAGCATCACACTCTAAAAGGCGTCATAAAACAACGTGTCAAAAACAAAGTGTATCATATACAACATGTCAACTCAACTCATAACAGAGTTAAGAAATGGATAGATAACAAGTTTTGGGGAGTATCTACCAAATACTTGCAACAATATTTGAACTGGTATCGCATCAAAGAAAAATTAAAATATAGAAACGATAAACTCAATGCCTTTGTAAATAAAGTGTCAGAACATATTAATGCGTATCAAAAATATCAAAATATTGGATTGAAGTATCAAAAATTAATATCAACGCAATTTTAAACTAGAGCCAAAAGCATTTCCAACTAGCTAATAAGATTTTTATACCATTTTAGCGGTTATACTCAAAATAGATTGTAAATTTGCTTCGGCAAGTCCTACACAACTAGCTCCCTTTGAATCCCCCAGGGCGGGAACGCAGCAAGGGTATTAGGTTGTAGCAGTGTGATGTAGATAGCTTGCCATTTTTTATGCCTTGCTGTTTGATTTAAAATTCTTTTCTCATATTTGTGCCGTAATAGTAATTCAATCTTTAAATAAAAATGCCTAAAGTAGTTTTGGTTACCGGTGCTTCATCCGGAATAGGAAAAGCTGTTGCAACATGGTTAACTCAAAAAGGGTATACGGTATATGGAACCGGCAGAAACCCGGAAAATATAAAAAATTATCCTTTTGAGTTGGTGGCTTTAGATGTTACTAAAATAGATACTATCCAAAAAGTGATAACTGACATTGTAACCAAAGAAGGAAAGTTGAACGTATTAATCAATAATGCAGGAATGGGGATTACAGGCCCTGTTGAAGATACACCGACAGATGAAATGCGAAATATTTTTGATACTAATTTTTTTGGTGCTATAGATGTAATGAAGTGTGTATTGCCACAAATGCGCAAACAACAATCCGGTTTGATTGTGAATATAACCTCCATAGCCGGCTATATGGGGTTGCCTTTCAGAGGAATCTATTCTGCAACCAAAGGGGCTCTTGAACTGGTTACGGAAGCAATGAGAATGGAAGTAAAAACGTTTGGAATTTATATTACAAATGTAGCTCCCGGAGATGTTGCCACAAATATCGCTGCCGGAAGGTATCACACACCTGTTTTTGAAAACTCGGCCTATAAAGAAAAATACCGGGAAAACCTGGAAGTAATGAACACCCATGTAAACAAAGGAATGGAACCGATGGTAATAGCAAAAAAAGTTGATGAGATTATCCGTACAAAAAAACCTAAAATACATTATAAAGTTGGCGGATTTATGGAGAAATTCTCTGTTATCTTAAAAAGAATCTTATCTGATAAATTGTATGAAAAACTATTGATGGACCATTACAAATTATAAAGAATCAGTATTGAAGTTATCTTGATTTTTTGTTAATAATTTTTATAAAGGTTTCTAAAGAGTCATTTTTTACCAGGGAACTCATTTAAACTTTTTGGATGTAAGCGAACATTAGAAGTTTTTAGATATGTTGAAAGCTTTTTTGAGTTGCATAGCAGTGCTACGGAAGGAAAAAAAGATAAAAACAGAGCTAAAAACAGCAATTTTTTAGCAAATTGAAAAAGTTTAAATGAGTTCAGGGTTATTCAACCTATATTTCTTCTGTAAAAAACTAAATTTTGATTAAAAAATACAACATTTAGTTTCACTTCAGTAACCACTTCGTTAGTCCATAAATTTTTTTCATTTGTTTTTTATTTAGCCATCCCCTGAAAACTTGATTGATATTTCTACGATGTATTAATTTCACTAGTGTTTTCAAGTCAAATAAAAACGGAAAACTGTTTAAAAAGTTGTATTTTGTTATTGCAAAAAAATCAAAATTGACTTAAAAAACAGTTTAGATGGACAATATACTAACAAAAAAGATACAAACCCAATTGAGTAATTATTTTTCA
This window of the Flavobacteriaceae bacterium genome carries:
- a CDS encoding IS1595 family transposase, with the translated sequence MNLQEIKRGISMLSQSERQELLKELSTSPKDSVPTVRSQESRRFLLDNKLGCCAHCWHPKYVKFGIDKGSQRYKCKSCKRSFTEYTGTWMAGLQHKDKIDDYLELMLEEKSLDKIKVALSINKKTAFDWPHKILVPLSENDKDDFTGITESDETFFLNSEKGRPVNHRESRKRGGSSKTKGISNDQVAVIVTQDRTSNPDITVATMGRLKKIDIVNAIGSRIKASKAILCRDTHLSYKGFAIDNKIEHHTLKGVIKQRVKNKVYHIQHVNSTHNRVKKWIDNKFWGVSTKYLQQYLNWYRIKEKLKYRNDKLNAFVNKVSEHINAYQKYQNIGLKYQKLISTQF
- a CDS encoding SDR family NAD(P)-dependent oxidoreductase, producing MPKVVLVTGASSGIGKAVATWLTQKGYTVYGTGRNPENIKNYPFELVALDVTKIDTIQKVITDIVTKEGKLNVLINNAGMGITGPVEDTPTDEMRNIFDTNFFGAIDVMKCVLPQMRKQQSGLIVNITSIAGYMGLPFRGIYSATKGALELVTEAMRMEVKTFGIYITNVAPGDVATNIAAGRYHTPVFENSAYKEKYRENLEVMNTHVNKGMEPMVIAKKVDEIIRTKKPKIHYKVGGFMEKFSVILKRILSDKLYEKLLMDHYKL